One genomic window of Brachionichthys hirsutus isolate HB-005 chromosome 22, CSIRO-AGI_Bhir_v1, whole genome shotgun sequence includes the following:
- the lrmp gene encoding inositol 1,4,5-triphosphate receptor associated 2, whose amino-acid sequence MDFCTPRSNRRHNPVDSICRKLQTIRRRGDLEPNSPFQIPKLSSSSYDGPRRGLRNNLEDVLKKGAVHRDEGAKWGDETARGEGKRMGMPGSAERGSLGPYTRFNPSAPASVTSSTLGERTGADLRRGKTWQRCCSTPARESPYFSLTRGPQPVQPEGQRPSGSPRLHHAFAPIQETQSYDLNFSSAIAGGSENDPCPPLVVKRLSMGGGGSSMASENGKENMSEISLICEENLLDTIFYACDTRRRGKVFVSHIVDYVRHTTSRGSEDSGLEELCNMLDPEHKDVSIDLDTYHAVMREWIDDCRNNWEETTDDATRDSVTRKDSLSVKRSILLNLTSGSLEAFGGEVSRVEFDTSELVNCVAELQMNDQKLQEEVRKLKQVVEGMEDGNQKLADENEELRNQARINQQLAQKDKMLKEEVEEMKATLSCTEQGRARASAHGKHVERENQNLISKIASLQEENFKLTMEMDDLQRRVTELCDINTDLHVQIHSFDGIIGEKEDVVREKSKQINELKSAVEEYSAVTELLRADKSKLETQMMMMMHPDLTGSGASLSVAYRLNQDSSGSLQTELALAQSPLEAQHGVDYLFTTMSVASTLDETLDREVLLLLQGPSPEYMAEEFRNRLNKLKKDFSEETRSVLSTVRGLLDDRAQPQCNTDASIQTVQAELDARRADWALGLDQLARYTDSLEKELIKMASNMRRSRTEILHLSVRVQEQQKQKQQLCEELEQLKAPQDGREASCQTPASEEELRDDSDWNEEFAFQDFLQHELAERNCRDQGGPTECRLDVTDGGEDGEEKWVVVDTTGWGEVRNTSDLWATLSEEVRSGYGTAGGSTVCTTSGPDEVNCQPLQEEAAVPSQLKDVGISLPEEDALPALSHIGNNKGAKSFSCNSTQNLSRPSQQDQTITLSSTPLKTAEMVPPDCKSPGPDEAVSKSERTLLNGHLSRSHPSLFLFLHFYPSQSLSHNQSAASSAADSTFLLPVLVEEEESVSDSVAEARAAATSTEGMEQLTGSSAATNSPSQPPVAHGSQSQSGVGSVSSDSGHSEDSSPTKDSLPLCGKNKKKLELSSSMEVTEEQKVQEDQNENSMPSEKDAETSLISDNSNSLSPSDKEVEAEFQRLALGFKCDMFTLERRLRLEERSRDLAEENVRREVSSCQGLLQALTPLCEDDNQSMEIIQRLQKNLDILLQSMMRVSSRSEMLGAIHQENRIGKAVEVMIQHVENLKRMYTKEHAELLELREALMQNERSFGSQTERDDFRGKKQPTSQYYKSARRVSIAAIPRSGGGNTHLDLSKTQEGSEVEMERLVRRSPWNMAGNSMARPPLKRYISSAAWLETEEPSVMMKGMFYNSTDCHSEDKQKEETVVHRRRSSLSELGNKLTSFILPLKTTRDELFVMLPSPSSGLTSPDPGIAATLSHNTTATRAAAAENRGGRGLWLWLAMVVVLAGLLALLASLMMQPVVDAAAPVGTGDSWMTVQQLLWPYAGVRHHGQPPV is encoded by the exons ATGGACTTCTGCACGCCCCGGTCGAATCGGCGTCATAATCCCGTGGACAGCATCTGCCGCAAGCTGCAGACCATTCGCCGGCGCGGTGACCTGGAGCCCAATTCGCCGTTCCAGATTCCCAAACTGTCCTCCAGCAGTTACGACGGCCCGCGGCGTGGCCTCAGGAACAACCTGGAAGATGTCCTGAAAAAAGGGGCTGTCCACAGAGACGAGGGGGCAAAGTGGGGGGACGAGACGGCGAGAGGCGAGGGGAAAAGAATGGGCATGCCTGGCTCTGCAGAGAGGGGTAGCCTGGGTCCCTATACCCGCTTCAATCCATCCGCACCAGCCAGTGTCACCTCTAGCACCCTGGGAGAGAGGACGGGGGCGGATTTGAGACGAGGCAAGACATGGCAGCGGTGTTGTTCGACGCCCGCGAGAGAGTCCCCGTACTTTTCGTTGACGCGAGGACCTCAGCCGGTGCAGCCTGAGGGCCAAAGGCCAAGCGGGAGCCCCCGACTTCATCACGCCTTCGCTCCTATCCAGGAAACGCAGTCTTACGACCTCAATTTCAGCTCGGCCATCGCGGGGGGTTCAGAGAACGATCCCTGTCCGCCGCTGGTTGTCAAAAGACTATCaatgggaggaggag GATCCTCGATGGCTTCGGAAAACGGGAAGGAAAATATGTCTGAAATCAGTCTCATCTGTGAGGAGAATCTGCTCGATACCATCTTCTACGCCTGCGACACTCGCCGTCGAG GTAAAGTCTTCGTGTCTCACATCGTGGACTACGTGCGCCACACAACCAGCCGCGGTTCAGAGGACAGCGGACTGGAGGAGCTCTGCAACATGCTGGATCCGGAACACAAGGACGTCTCCATCGACCTGGACACGTATCACGCCGTCATGAGGGAGTGGATTGATGACTGCCGTAACAACTG GGAGGAAACGACAGACGATGCCACTCGAGACTCGGTCACACGCAAAGACAGCCTGtctg tCAAGAGGTCCATCCTCCTCAATTTGACCTCGGGAAGCTTGGAGGCCTTCGGAGGGGAGGTGTCCAGGGTAGAATT TGACACGTCGGAGCTTGTTAACTGTGTTGCTGAACTTCAGATGAACGATCaaaagctgcaggaggaagtgAGGAAGCTGAAGCAGGTGGTGGAGGGCATGGAAGACGGCAACCAGAAGCTGGCAGATGAAAACGAGGAGCTGCGGAATCAGGCCAGGAT CAACCAGCAGCTGGCCCAGAAGGACAAGATGCtaaaggaggaggtggaggagatgaaggccACTCTGAGCTGTACCGAGCAAGGCCGAGCCCGTGCCTCCGCACACGGCAAACATGTG gAACGAGAGAACCAGAATCTCATTTCTAAGATTGCTTCTCTTCAGGAAGAG AACTTTAAGCTCACCATGGAGATGGACGACCTTCAGAGGAGAGTAACGGAGCTGTGCGACATTAACACTGATCTTCAT GTGCAGATTCACTCGTTTGACGGCATCATCGGTGAAAAGGAAGATGTCGTACGAGAG AAGAGCAAACAGATAAATGAGCTAAAGTCTGCAGTGGAGGAGTACTCTGCCGTCACTGAG CTGCTGAGGGCGGACAAGAGCAAGCTGGAGacccagatgatgatgatgatgcatccAGACTTGACCGG CTCTGGCGCGTCCCTGTCGGTGGCCTACAGGTTGAATCAGGACAGCTCGGGATCCCTGCAGACTGAGCTGGCTCTGGCGCAGTCGCCACTGGAG GCCCAGCATGGCGTTGATTATTTGTTCACCACCATGAGCGTCGCCTCCACGCTGGATGAGACGCTAGACagggaggtgctgctgctgctgcagggaccCAGTCCTGAGTATATGGCTGAGGAGTTCAGGAACCGTCTTAACAAACTG AAAAAGGATTTCTCAGAGGAAACCCGCTCCGTCTTGTCAACAGTCAGAGGCTTGCTGGATGACCGTGCTCAGCCCCAGTGCAACACGGACGCCAGCATCCAG ACGGTGCAGGCCGAGCTGGACGCAAGAAGGGCGGACTGGGCCCTCGGCCTGGACCAGCTGGCCCGCTACACCGACTCACTGGAGAAGGAGCTCATCAAAATGGCCAGCAACATGAGAAGGTCCCGCACTGAGATCCTCCACCTTTCAGTCCG ggtgcaggagcagcagaagcagaagcagcagctgtgtgaggagctggagcagctaaaGGCACCTCAGGACGGCAGGGAGGCCTCATGCCAGACTCCCGCATCTGAGGAAGAG CTCAGAGATGACTCTGATTGGAATGAGGAGTTTGCGTTTCAAGACTTCCTGCAGCATGAGCTAGCGGAGAGGAACTGCAGAGATCAAGGTGGGCCAACGGAGTGCAGGCTCGATGTGACGGACGGAGGTGAGGATGGGGAGGAGAAGTGGGTGGTGGTGGACACAACCGGATGGGGTGAAGTGAGGAACACGTCTGATCTTTGGGCTACCCTCTCTGAAGAGGTCCGGTCTGGATATGGGACAGCAGGAG GATCTACAGTCTGCACCACAtcggggccagatgaggtgaaCTGTCAACCTTTGCAG GAAGAGGCAGCGGTGCCATCCCAGTTGAAAGATGTTGGCATAAGTCTTCCAGAGGAGGATGCTCTCCCTGCTTTGTCCCACATAGGGAACAACA AGGGTGCAAAATCTTTCTCCTGCAATTCAACCCAAAATCTGAGCAGGCCTTCTCAGCAGGACCAAACAATCACACTCAGTAGCACCCCTCTGAAAACGGCCGAGATGGTTCCTCCCGACTGCAAATCACCTGGACCAGATGAGGCGGTTTCCAAGAGTGAGAG AACGCTGCTGAATGGCCACCTGTCTCGTTCTcacccctccctcttcctcttcctccacttctATCCATCTCAGAGCCTGAGCCACAATCAGTCTGCAGCCAGCTCAGCAGCAGACAG CACATTCCTGCTACCagtgctggtggaggaggaggagagcgtctcGGACAGCGTAGCTGAAGCTCGAGCAGCAGCCACCAGCACGGAAG GAATGGAGCAGCTCACCGGCAGCAGCGCAGCCACCAACTCTCCATCACAGCCGCCTGTTGCCCACGGCAGCCAATCGCAGAGCGGCGTGGGCAGCGTGAGCTCTGACTCCGGCCACTCGGAGGATAGTTCGCCCACAAAGGACTCCCTCCCCCTTTGTGGCAAAAATAAGAAGAAACTG GAGTTGTCGAGCAGTATGGAGGTCACTGAGGAGCAAAAGGTTCAAGAGGACCAAAATGAGAACAGCATGCCATCTGAAAAGGATG CTGAGACGTCGCTGATCTCTGACAACAGCAACAG CCTGTCTCCCAGTGACAAAGAGGTTGAG GCAGAGTTTCAGCGCCTGGCATTGGGCTTTAAGTGTGATATGTTCACCCTGGAGAGGAGGCTCCGGCTGGAGGAGAGGTCACGTGACCTGGCCGAGGAAAACGTCCGTCGGGAGGTGTCCAGCTGTCAGGGATTACTACAG GCTTTGACTCCTCTGTGTGAGGACGATAACCAATCCATGGAGATCATCCAGAGGCTCCAGAAGAACCTGGACATCCTCTTGCAGTCCATGATGAGGGTGTCCAGCCGCTCTGAGATGTTGGGAGCGATTCACCAG GAGAACCGCATTGGCAAGGCGGTGGAGGTGATGATCCAGCACGTGGAGAACCTGAAGCGGATGTACACGAAGGAGCAtgcggagctgctggagctgaggGAGGCGCTCATGCAGAACGAGCGGTCATTCGGTTCACAGACTGAGCGAG ATGACTTCCGTGGCAAGAAGCAGCCAACATCCCAGTACTACAAG TCGGCCCGGCGGGTCAGCATAGCAGCGATCCCTCGCTCTGGGGGAGGCAACACGCACTTGGACCTG TCCAAAACACAAGAAGGCTCGGAGGTGGAAATGGAGAGACTGGTCAGGCGCTCGCCGTG GAATATGGCAGGGAACAGCATGGCACGCCCTCCTCTAAAGCGCTATATTAGCTCTGCGGCCTGGCTTGAAACTGAAGAGCCCTCAGTCATGATGAAGGG gatgttctacaacagcactgACTGCCACTCAGAGGACAAGCAGAAGGAGGAGACGGTGGTGCATAGGAGGAGGTCCAGTCTCAGTGAGCTGGGCAACAAACTCACCTCCTTCATTCTGCCCCTCAAGAC GACTCGAGATGAGCTGTTCGTGATGCT TCCGAGTCCTTCCTCCGGCCTCACATCTCCAGACCCAGGAATAGCAGCGACTCTGTCCCACAACACGACCGCTACACGAGCAGCTGCGGCAGAAAACCGAGGCGGCAGGGGGCTCTGGCTGTGGCTGGCGATGGTGGTGGTCCTGGCAG